DNA from Elaeis guineensis isolate ETL-2024a chromosome 2, EG11, whole genome shotgun sequence:
CAACTTAGTTGCCtcgggaaagaaaaagaaaaagaaacatacaaCTTAGTAAAAGTGGagagattatttatttattttggtcagaaaattttcttttatttacttcttACCTCCACCTTGGTTGCAAACTCTACAGAAGCACATGGCAGATATGGAGGCTAGAGCAGCGGAGCGAGTGATTGAAGCCTGTGTGCGTACTCAATCTGTGAGAAAGTGTGTATTTACTTCCTCCCTTCTAGCTTGTGTTTGGCGGCAGAATTCCCCTCGCAATCACCGTCTCGCCACCATTGTTGATGAAAACTGCTGGAGCGATGAAAGCCTCTGCCGGGACAAAAAGGTTTGGACCACCACTTGGTACACAACACAAAAACACATTTCCCAGTTTCCCCACACATTTGTAGAGATCAGTTCTTAGGGATCttcttaatttattattatttttttcgttTCTGAAAAAAAGAATCTTAAGAAGCTTCTAAAGCATGGAGTCACTACTTGAAGATGACATGGTATAAAGATAGAGACTCCTGCGATCCCCATGTTGTTGGGATACCCGGAATCCCTTTATCTTGAATGGATTCTGGTATGCAGAAACATGGGGTTAAAGGAGCAATGACCTCCCAGGGTTCATGTGAGAGCTAATTATACCATTTATATagaacttttctctttttctttctgggtGAATCATTACAAAAATAGTCCAACTCCAAAAATAACTTCTTTCAAATGGTTGCAGCTATGGTTCGCACTGGGCAAGACAATGGCAGAGAAAGCAGCTTGGCGAGCAGCTCGAGGAAGGGACTTGAAGCTAGTTACGGTATGTCCGGCTCTCGTCACCGGACCAGGATTTCGCCGTCGGAACTCCACAGGATCCGTTGCGTACCTGAAAGGTGATTCACCATGCCTTTGCCTCCCAAGTTGAATCGAACAATACGAAGTCTTACACTCAAATATCACCGCTCACCAGCAGAGTTGCAACAATTATACTGAAAGCTTCTCTCAAAACACATGCAGGAGCTCGTGAGATGTTTGCAGAGGGGTTGCTTGCAACGGTTGATGTGAGCAAGGTAGCCGAGGCTCATGTAAGCGTCTACGAGGCAATGGGTAGCACTGCTTGTGGGCGGTATATCTGCTACGATCGTATCATCCAAAGAAAGGAAGAGGCTCTTGAATTAGAGCGGCAGCTTGGGATTCCCAACAGGATATACACTGAGACCCCAACGGACCACCCAACCTGGTTCGATCTTTGTAACAGGAAAATTTCCAGGCTCATGTCATCGAGGAGGCGGTGCGCATACGATGTCTACTCGATAGTGTATGATTAGAAGCTCAGGAATTGGAGAACACAAAGCTGTGTTTTTGGCATTCAGTGCTCACCGTGTGATGGAATCTCTCAAAGCTGTGTTGTTGGCATTGAGGGGGTTCTGAGTGAATGAAACTGAGGAACTGATATCCACAATATTATGCAGTCAGATTGGACAAGTGGATTATCGGAGAGGAGTGGAAGAAAATCATTGTACAAAGGTTACCATGTTATCGATCTGAGTTGATAACATGGTGGGTATGGAAGAAAGCTTCTGAGGCAATCAAATTTGTTCTGTCTTATTTTTGTGAGCACTTTCCATCCTATAAGATATGGCACTGGGAGTGAAAGGAGTTCACGGTGCTCCAAGCTCTAATTGGTGGAAAGTGCTGACAATAGGTGCAGATAGATCACCTAAACTTTTCTATTAGAGTGGCAAATGATATCAGAATTAAGCAATGATAGATTAAAAGACGGTCGCAGGTAAACAGCTGAGTCAAGCTTGAACAGTTTAGACGCTATCTAGAACGAATTAATTCTCTCATCTTAGGATCCAGATAGATCTTAGTATTACGTGATTTTGATTTTTGAGACAACCATCGTCGGCCAATTTAGCAGCTTATAGCCCTCTTTTAAATCTGAGGGAAAAGGGACTTTGCGGTCCCACCCAAATGCACACGAAGTGTTCTATATGTCACCAAAGGAAATAGCTAAAGTTTAACGTGGGGGATAACAAAAGCAGGTTCGGAACGGACCAGCTCTGGACTCGGATGCCGGTTCGGTTATTGGGGTACCGTGAATAGCTGACCTGTACGAAAGGTCCAGCTATAGGGCCCATGTGGACCACTCTGTCCATGGGCCACGCTCTCATGGAAGGGGCTTCCAAGAGGGGTCCTGATTGTATCCTTCGCATGAATAAATCATGTCAATCATTGAATAGTATTTTGTATAGTTTTTAAAATCTTTCAATCTTTTCTTTCTATCAGTAAAAATCACGAGATAGATATCCCATTTTGAAAGCTGTGCAAAGCACAGTACAATGGTAGGCACTGCAAAAGAAGTTCAATCATTTTTTTGTGCAAAGATATGACTCGCACCCTTCCAAGAATGCAACCTGACATGCTTGTGTAGGCTAATTAGTTTTGTTTTTCTCCCTGTATGAAGTTCTATATGCTTGCTAAAGATCTAAAATGTTCTAATGTCACCATGCCATATTATTACATATTGTTTCAGCTCATGTTGGATTAGATTCCTTGCAAAATCTTGGTTTTTGGGTCTAGGCTTAACCTTTAACCAGAAACCCGCTTTTCTCGTGACTTGGAATTCACTCATCTATGACGTATATTtacatttttttttgattttatggtACTTTATTTAATGCAAAACTTATTTTTTTCACTCAAAAACTTTGTTTCATGTAAATAATTGGGCTTCCTTGTCATTCTCTAAATGTTTACGCTTCTAAAAATGTAACATTTGAGATTTtggattttcaaatcaaaatcactaCCTATATATGAATAATATTGTTGTGGGGTCGTACCACCTCAATCGATGTCCTCGGAACTCGTACTCAGAAGTTTTTAAATCGACAAGAATACTGATGTGAGCCTTGGCTATGGACGTTATCAAGACCATCAAGAGAACGATCTCATCAGAAGACTGACCTCATCAAAAAGTCCAGCTCATTATAAAATTGATCTCATCAGAAAGTCGACCTCATCAGAAGTTCGAGCTCGTCAAAAAATCGAGTTCATCAGAAAGTCAATTTCATTACAAGGCTGGCTTCATTCGAAAGTCAAGTTCATCATAATGCCGAGCTCATCAAAAAATCAAGCTCATCAGAAGGCCAAGCTTATCAAA
Protein-coding regions in this window:
- the LOC105048166 gene encoding cinnamoyl-CoA reductase-like SNL6, with product MGVLRSTESLEAEVKEFREMLLRSGGGLEFGAWKRGSGAVRRGTGGEEGEGHGRMVCVTSAVSFLGFAIVNRLLSLGYCVRLALENQEDLDKLRDMEMFGEMGRDGAWAVMANVMDLDSLCRAFDGCTGVFHTSAFVDPGGVSGYSKHMADMEARAAERVIEACVRTQSVRKCVFTSSLLACVWRQNSPRNHRLATIVDENCWSDESLCRDKKLWFALGKTMAEKAAWRAARGRDLKLVTVCPALVTGPGFRRRNSTGSVAYLKGAREMFAEGLLATVDVSKVAEAHVSVYEAMGSTACGRYICYDRIIQRKEEALELERQLGIPNRIYTETPTDHPTWFDLCNRKISRLMSSRRRCAYDVYSIVYD